In Paenibacillus phoenicis, one genomic interval encodes:
- a CDS encoding YfiT family bacillithiol transferase, translated as MDPRYPIGEYAFTGEITAAQREQWIREIETLPTRLRQAVAGLSEDQLNLPYREGGWTLRQVVHHLADSHINAYTRFKLALTEETPTIRPYHEDRWAKLSDYEGDIEASLLLLEALHRRWTHLLRSLSEEDFERSFHHPESGKTTSLAYNLGNYAWHGNHHLAHITALRTRLDL; from the coding sequence ATGGACCCTAGATATCCAATAGGCGAGTATGCCTTCACAGGCGAGATTACGGCGGCACAGCGGGAGCAATGGATACGTGAAATCGAGACGCTGCCGACGCGATTAAGGCAGGCGGTGGCCGGATTAAGTGAAGATCAGCTGAACCTTCCCTACCGCGAGGGCGGCTGGACGCTGCGGCAGGTTGTGCACCATCTGGCTGACAGCCATATCAATGCCTACACCCGGTTTAAACTGGCGCTGACTGAAGAGACCCCAACGATTCGGCCTTATCACGAAGACCGTTGGGCGAAGCTGTCCGACTACGAGGGAGACATCGAAGCTTCACTGCTTCTGTTGGAAGCGCTGCATCGTCGCTGGACCCACCTGTTGAGATCGCTGAGCGAGGAAGATTTTGAGCGTTCGTTCCACCATCCCGAATCGGGGAAAACGACGAGCTTGGCCTACAACCTCGGAAACTACGCTTGGCACGGGAATCATCATCTTGCTCATATTACGGCGTTAAGAACGCGGTTGGATCTATAG
- a CDS encoding MBL fold metallo-hydrolase has protein sequence MEHSKESGILPLPLNLKLQNGNQMAVHAALLWGTDHLVLVDTGVPGQLDVIREGLEQAGFSLDQLTHVIITHQDRDHIGSLPELIRAKEGKLEVLAHEEGIPYLAGEIPLIKGGAYAESVKVNTALHDGDDLPFGGGLRVVYTPGHTPDHISLYHPSSKTLISGDAVVSSEGQVQPPVPNFTQDYPQALRSVKKLAALDVETVITYHGGVCTGAVQERLKEIAAGVK, from the coding sequence ATGGAACATTCTAAAGAATCCGGCATTCTGCCGTTGCCGCTCAACCTGAAGTTGCAAAATGGGAACCAGATGGCTGTCCATGCGGCGTTATTATGGGGTACCGATCATCTCGTCCTCGTTGACACCGGGGTTCCCGGGCAATTGGATGTGATCCGCGAAGGGTTGGAGCAAGCAGGATTCTCCTTGGATCAGCTGACCCATGTGATCATTACACATCAAGACCGCGACCATATCGGCAGCCTGCCGGAGCTGATCCGGGCGAAGGAAGGGAAGTTGGAAGTGTTGGCCCACGAGGAGGGGATTCCGTATCTGGCTGGTGAAATCCCGCTGATTAAGGGCGGTGCTTACGCCGAGTCGGTGAAAGTCAATACGGCGCTTCACGACGGGGACGATTTGCCATTTGGCGGAGGATTACGAGTCGTGTACACCCCAGGACACACGCCTGACCATATTAGCTTGTATCATCCTTCCAGTAAAACGTTAATCAGCGGAGACGCAGTCGTCTCTAGCGAGGGCCAGGTACAGCCGCCCGTACCGAATTTCACGCAGGATTACCCCCAGGCCCTGAGATCGGTCAAGAAATTGGCTGCCTTGGATGTGGAAACCGTGATCACCTATCATGGCGGCGTATGTACCGGGGCGGTTCAAGAACGGCTGAAGGAGATTGCGGCAGGCGTAAAATAA